In Labrus mixtus chromosome 3, fLabMix1.1, whole genome shotgun sequence, a single window of DNA contains:
- the smx5 gene encoding smx5 has protein sequence MLFYSFFKSLVGKDVVVELKNDLSICGTLHSVDQYLNIKLTDISVTDPEKYPHMLSVKNCFIRGSVVRYVQLPADEVDTQLLQDAARKEAMQQKQ, from the exons CTTTTCTACTCGTTTTTCAAGTCCCTGGTGGGGAAGGATGTAGTGGTGGAGCTCAAAAACGACCTGAG CATCTGTGGAACTCTTCATTCTGTTGACCAG TACCTGAACATCAAACTCACAGACATCAGCGTCACAGATCCTGAGAAGTATCCACACATG CTGTCGGTGAAGAACTGTTTCATCCGTGGCTCCGTGGTCCGGTACGTTCAGCTGCCTGCAGATGAAGTGGACACACAGCTCCTGCAGGACGCCGCACGAAAAGAAGCCATGCAGCAGAAGCAGTGA